Proteins co-encoded in one Erwinia sp. genomic window:
- the fruB gene encoding Multiphosphoryl transfer protein (ID:JIFNMEKO_01802;~source:Prodigal:2.6), whose protein sequence is MFQLELSAIHPGATARDKEDAIRQVAAELTRAGNVGEGYVNGMLAREQQTSTYLGNGIAIPHGTTDTRDLVLNTGVQVFQFPQGISWGEEQTAYVVIGIAAKSDEHLALLRQLTHVLSDDSVAEQLKNTDSAETLRSILMGEKQGSEFKFDTSLITTDIAADDLMTLQAINAGHLQQAGAVDVNFVADVITRQPVNLGHGIWLSDSTVGNLTSAVAVSRSQTPFEVNGQKAALLLTVAVVDEQAYPVLDFLGALLAAGKAERLLTADAAGILALLTSEVAEESNTLTEEFVIRNEHGLHARPGTALVNVIKQFNCDVTVTNLDGSGKPANGRSLMKVVALGVKKGHRLRFTASGEEAQKALDAIGEAIANGLGEGAA, encoded by the coding sequence ATGTTCCAGCTTGAATTATCTGCCATCCACCCAGGCGCCACCGCGCGGGATAAAGAGGATGCAATTCGTCAGGTGGCAGCGGAGCTAACCCGTGCAGGTAATGTAGGGGAAGGTTATGTAAATGGCATGCTGGCACGTGAGCAGCAGACCTCAACTTACCTTGGTAATGGCATTGCTATTCCTCATGGTACGACAGATACCCGCGATTTAGTGTTAAACACCGGTGTTCAGGTTTTTCAGTTCCCGCAGGGTATTTCCTGGGGCGAAGAGCAGACTGCTTATGTCGTCATCGGTATCGCAGCGAAGTCTGACGAACATCTGGCACTGTTGCGCCAACTGACTCATGTTCTCAGTGATGACAGTGTTGCTGAACAACTGAAAAACACAGATTCTGCAGAAACGCTGCGTAGCATTCTGATGGGTGAAAAGCAGGGTAGTGAGTTTAAATTTGATACTTCACTGATTACCACGGATATCGCTGCTGATGATCTGATGACACTGCAGGCAATCAATGCGGGGCATCTTCAACAGGCCGGTGCAGTGGATGTCAATTTCGTTGCGGACGTCATCACCCGACAGCCAGTCAATCTCGGTCATGGGATTTGGTTGAGCGACAGCACGGTTGGTAATTTGACCAGTGCGGTGGCAGTCAGCCGCAGCCAGACTCCTTTTGAGGTGAATGGTCAGAAAGCTGCGCTATTACTGACGGTTGCAGTGGTTGATGAACAAGCATATCCGGTGCTGGATTTTCTCGGGGCGTTGCTTGCAGCAGGTAAAGCGGAACGGCTGCTTACTGCTGATGCGGCAGGCATCCTGGCACTCCTAACCAGTGAGGTTGCAGAAGAGAGTAATACACTGACCGAAGAGTTTGTTATCCGTAATGAGCATGGTTTGCATGCACGACCCGGTACAGCGCTGGTTAATGTGATTAAGCAGTTCAATTGCGACGTGACTGTGACCAATCTTGATGGCAGTGGTAAACCTGCCAACGGACGCAGCCTGATGAAAGTGGTTGCCCTGGGGGTGAAAAAAGGTCATCGGTTGCGCTTCACTGCCAGTGGTGAAGAAGCGCAAAAAGCACTTGATGCGATC